One genomic segment of Clostridium estertheticum subsp. estertheticum includes these proteins:
- the araA gene encoding L-arabinose isomerase produces MLDNKKMEFWFIVGSQNLYGQDALDEVKQDSQIIADGLNKSGKLPYTIVFKSLATSADEITSLMKEVNYNDKVAGVITWMHTFSPAKMWIAGTKLLQKPLLHLATQFSEHIPWKTIDMDYMNLHQSAHGDREYGFINTRLKKHNKVIFGYWKTDEIKKEIADWMNVAVGFIISSEIKVARFGDNMRNVAVTEGDKIEAQIQFGWTVDYFAIGDLTTEISKVSEKEVDDTYEGFKKIYIMDAGENDPKYYEEHVKEQIRIEIGLKTFLDAGNYTAFTTNFEDLYGMKQLPGLAVQRLNAQGYGFAGEGDWKTAAMSRLFKVMTNNEKTGFMEDYMYEFSNGNERILGAHMLEVDPTFASDKPSIVVKPLGIGDKEDPARLIFNGSVGAGVAVSMLDLGTHYRLIINEITAVKPTEDMPNLPVAKMVWKPEPNFSDGVKAWIYSGGGHHTVVTLMLTVDQVYDWSRMVGLETVIIDHDTKLRDIMKDTTR; encoded by the coding sequence ATGTTAGATAACAAAAAGATGGAATTTTGGTTTATAGTAGGTAGTCAAAATTTATATGGTCAAGATGCATTGGATGAAGTAAAACAAGATTCTCAAATTATTGCAGATGGTTTAAATAAAAGTGGAAAATTACCTTACACTATAGTATTTAAGTCCCTTGCAACATCTGCGGATGAAATTACTAGTTTAATGAAAGAAGTAAATTATAATGATAAGGTAGCTGGCGTAATTACTTGGATGCACACCTTTTCACCTGCTAAAATGTGGATAGCTGGTACAAAATTATTACAAAAACCTCTACTACATTTGGCAACACAATTTAGTGAACATATTCCATGGAAAACAATTGATATGGATTATATGAATCTACATCAAAGTGCTCATGGAGATCGTGAATATGGGTTTATAAATACAAGACTAAAAAAACATAATAAAGTAATTTTTGGATATTGGAAAACAGATGAGATTAAAAAAGAAATTGCTGATTGGATGAATGTAGCCGTAGGGTTTATTATAAGCTCCGAGATAAAAGTTGCTCGTTTTGGTGATAACATGCGTAATGTTGCTGTTACTGAAGGAGATAAAATAGAAGCTCAAATTCAATTTGGCTGGACAGTTGACTACTTTGCTATTGGTGATTTAACTACCGAGATCAGTAAAGTTTCAGAAAAAGAAGTTGATGACACATATGAAGGATTTAAGAAAATATACATTATGGATGCTGGAGAAAATGATCCTAAGTACTATGAGGAACATGTAAAAGAACAAATAAGAATTGAAATTGGATTAAAAACTTTCTTAGATGCAGGAAATTACACAGCATTTACAACAAATTTTGAAGATTTATATGGAATGAAACAATTGCCTGGACTTGCTGTTCAAAGGTTGAATGCGCAGGGTTACGGATTTGCTGGAGAAGGAGATTGGAAAACTGCAGCAATGTCTAGATTATTTAAGGTTATGACAAATAATGAGAAAACAGGATTTATGGAAGATTATATGTACGAATTCAGTAATGGTAATGAAAGAATCTTAGGCGCACATATGCTTGAAGTTGATCCAACATTTGCTTCAGACAAGCCTAGCATAGTTGTTAAACCACTCGGAATTGGTGATAAAGAAGATCCAGCTCGTTTAATATTTAATGGCTCAGTTGGAGCTGGAGTTGCAGTATCTATGCTTGATTTAGGAACACATTATCGTCTAATTATTAACGAAATAACAGCAGTTAAACCTACTGAAGATATGCCAAATTTACCAGTAGCTAAAATGGTATGGAAGCCAGAACCAAACTTTAGTGATGGTGTTAAAGCATGGATATATTCTGGTGGTGGACATCATACAGTTGTTACATTAATGTTAACAGTTGATCAAGTTTATGATTGGAGCCGTATGGTTGGGCTAGAAACTGTTATAATAGATCATGATACAAAATTAAGAGATATTATGAAAGATACAACAAGATAG
- the fsa gene encoding fructose-6-phosphate aldolase → MKLFIDTANVEDIREANDMGVICGVTTNPSLIAKEGRDFNEVIKEIASIVDGPISGEVISLDSKGMIKEGREIAKIHKNMIVKIPMTEDGLKAVKVLSKEGIKTNVTLIFSAGQALLAARAGASYVSPFVGRLDDINANAMDLIRTIVTIFKVHAIDTEIIAASIRTPMHVTDVAVAGAHIATVPLKIIKQMIKHPLTDAGIEKFAQDWKETFGK, encoded by the coding sequence ATGAAATTATTTATTGATACAGCTAATGTAGAAGATATCCGTGAAGCGAATGATATGGGTGTTATTTGTGGTGTTACTACTAATCCATCATTAATTGCAAAAGAAGGTAGAGATTTTAATGAAGTTATAAAAGAAATAGCATCTATTGTAGACGGACCAATAAGTGGGGAAGTTATTTCTTTAGATTCAAAAGGTATGATAAAAGAAGGAAGAGAAATAGCAAAAATACATAAAAATATGATTGTTAAAATTCCAATGACAGAGGACGGTCTAAAGGCTGTTAAAGTACTTTCAAAAGAAGGAATAAAAACAAATGTAACATTAATATTCTCAGCAGGACAAGCATTACTTGCGGCAAGAGCAGGAGCATCATATGTAAGTCCTTTCGTAGGAAGACTTGATGATATAAATGCTAATGCTATGGATTTAATAAGAACTATTGTTACAATTTTTAAAGTACACGCTATAGACACTGAAATAATTGCTGCAAGTATAAGAACTCCAATGCATGTCACAGATGTTGCAGTTGCAGGAGCTCATATTGCGACTGTTCCACTTAAAATCATTAAACAGATGATAAAACATCCATTGACCGATGCTGGAATAGAAAAATTTGCTCAAGATTGGAAAGAAACTTTCGGAAAATAA
- a CDS encoding EFR1 family ferrodoxin (N-terminal region resembles flavodoxins. C-terminal ferrodoxin region binds two 4Fe-4S clusters.): MESTIYCFSGTGNSLKVARDIALELKDTEIVQICTNNMNIDNTLSNKIGFIFPVYASGIPFLVKKFIKEIRLKKDAYVYTVVTFGSAAGASIKQLEELLTDKGIKLSAAFKVKMPGNYQVIYAPYSEEKQKECFDDEKEKISGIVKSLNNNEIVGFSGLGESLMRTVGGMIYGSFSPYKKDKDFWTDKNCNGCGTCSKVCPASNIEMMEGKPQWQHKCEQCLACMQWCPQKSIQYKKVTIKRGRYHHPDVDVTELFHL, translated from the coding sequence ATGGAATCTACAATTTATTGTTTTAGTGGTACGGGTAATTCTTTAAAGGTAGCCAGGGATATAGCTCTTGAATTAAAAGATACAGAAATAGTACAAATATGTACAAATAATATGAATATTGATAATACATTATCAAATAAAATTGGATTTATTTTTCCAGTATACGCTTCTGGAATTCCATTTTTAGTTAAAAAGTTTATTAAAGAAATTAGACTTAAAAAGGATGCTTATGTTTATACCGTTGTAACTTTTGGATCAGCAGCGGGGGCCTCTATAAAACAATTAGAAGAGCTGTTAACTGACAAGGGTATTAAACTTAGCGCTGCGTTTAAAGTCAAAATGCCAGGAAATTATCAAGTTATTTACGCACCTTACTCTGAGGAAAAACAGAAGGAGTGTTTTGACGATGAAAAAGAAAAAATAAGTGGAATTGTTAAAAGTCTAAATAATAATGAGATAGTTGGGTTTAGTGGACTCGGGGAAAGCTTGATGAGGACAGTTGGTGGAATGATTTATGGCAGTTTTAGCCCTTATAAAAAAGATAAAGATTTTTGGACAGACAAAAACTGTAATGGTTGTGGTACATGTTCAAAGGTATGTCCTGCGAGTAATATAGAAATGATGGAGGGTAAACCACAATGGCAACATAAATGTGAGCAATGCCTTGCTTGTATGCAGTGGTGTCCACAAAAATCAATTCAATATAAAAAGGTAACAATAAAAAGAGGTCGTTATCATCACCCAGATGTAGACGTTACGGAATTGTTCCATTTATAA
- a CDS encoding glutathione peroxidase, whose protein sequence is MNFYDFSAKEMDGQDIKMEEYRGKVVLVVNTASKCGLTPQFEGLEKLYNEYKDQGFEILGFPCNQFAKQDSGSNEEIQQFCLLNYGVSFTMFEKINVNGQNAHPLYKYLKNEEKGFLGKEIKWNFTKFLINTEGEVIKRYAPTVLPLNIKTDIENLLKK, encoded by the coding sequence ATGAATTTTTATGATTTTTCAGCAAAAGAAATGGATGGACAAGATATAAAGATGGAGGAATATAGGGGTAAGGTTGTTTTAGTTGTAAACACTGCAAGTAAGTGTGGATTAACACCTCAGTTTGAAGGTCTTGAAAAATTATATAACGAATATAAAGATCAAGGTTTTGAAATTCTAGGATTCCCTTGTAATCAGTTTGCAAAGCAGGATTCTGGTAGTAATGAAGAGATACAACAGTTTTGTTTATTAAATTATGGAGTTAGTTTTACTATGTTTGAAAAAATAAATGTAAATGGACAAAATGCACACCCTTTATATAAATATTTAAAGAATGAAGAAAAAGGATTTTTAGGTAAGGAAATAAAATGGAATTTTACTAAGTTTTTAATAAATACAGAAGGGGAAGTAATTAAGAGATATGCGCCAACAGTGCTTCCATTAAATATAAAAACAGATATCGAGAACTTATTAAAAAAATAA
- a CDS encoding NUDIX hydrolase, with protein MRNLDIKNKDGLTEKEFLASYVPGNYDRPSNTVDMLLFTIDDIPVEGKDPDKALKLLLVKRGDHPYIGCYGIPGGFVNIDEGLSTACYRELKEETNIDSVYFEQLKTFGDLVDRDPRMRVISIAYLALADKTNIKAVAGDDATYAQWFTVKKDFVSSDNSGIERVDVYNITLISDDGEVKIGYVVYERFVKNGIITIKVPSYEPLKWSKDELAFDHIDEVYYALDRLKNKIEYTSIAFSLLPKYFTLREAQKIYEAILNLGKPLSRANFRRKIKKMVVETDKEKTTAGRPATCYIFNENWEHNFLD; from the coding sequence ATGAGAAATTTAGATATAAAAAACAAGGATGGATTAACTGAAAAAGAGTTTTTGGCTAGTTATGTGCCAGGGAATTATGATAGACCCTCTAATACAGTGGATATGTTACTTTTTACGATAGATGATATACCGGTAGAGGGGAAAGATCCTGATAAAGCGCTTAAATTGCTTTTGGTAAAGAGAGGCGATCACCCATATATTGGGTGTTATGGAATTCCGGGTGGATTCGTTAATATTGATGAAGGATTAAGTACTGCTTGTTACAGAGAATTAAAAGAAGAAACTAATATTGATAGTGTGTATTTTGAGCAGTTAAAAACTTTTGGGGATCTAGTAGATAGAGATCCGAGGATGAGGGTTATTTCGATAGCTTATTTGGCACTTGCCGATAAAACAAACATTAAGGCAGTAGCGGGTGACGATGCTACTTATGCGCAATGGTTTACGGTAAAGAAGGACTTTGTTTCATCAGATAATTCTGGAATAGAGAGAGTGGATGTTTATAATATAACACTTATTTCTGATGATGGTGAGGTTAAAATAGGTTATGTTGTTTATGAAAGATTTGTTAAGAATGGCATTATTACAATTAAAGTACCATCCTATGAGCCACTTAAGTGGAGTAAAGATGAACTTGCTTTTGACCATATTGACGAAGTGTATTATGCGTTAGATAGACTTAAAAATAAGATAGAATACACTTCAATTGCTTTTTCATTACTTCCAAAATATTTTACGTTAAGGGAAGCTCAAAAAATATATGAAGCTATTCTTAATTTAGGAAAACCTTTATCAAGGGCTAATTTTAGGCGCAAGATCAAGAAGATGGTTGTAGAAACTGATAAAGAAAAAACAACTGCAGGAAGACCGGCAACCTGTTATATATTTAATGAAAACTGGGAACATAATTTTTTAGACTAA
- a CDS encoding isochorismatase family cysteine hydrolase, producing the protein MINLLINKIFDMQNEIKGNVVNLNDLPKEKTALIVMDMVNGFVHAGIMSSPRVETIIDNVVAINERTYGYKKVFFLEQHDENSTEFKIYGRHCLKNSTEAELISSLNCGATLHSNTTIIHKNSTNGFHAPEFKTWLHENEAQIENYIVEGCSTDICVKHFTETLKTYFNEKNIDRRIIVPIDSVETFDTGTHDGDLMKVISLWEMKSNGIEVVDTIL; encoded by the coding sequence ATGATAAATTTACTAATAAATAAAATATTTGATATGCAAAATGAAATAAAGGGAAATGTAGTTAATCTAAATGACCTTCCAAAAGAAAAAACAGCTTTGATAGTTATGGATATGGTCAATGGTTTTGTCCACGCTGGAATAATGTCTTCACCAAGAGTTGAAACTATTATAGATAATGTTGTAGCTATTAATGAACGTACATACGGATATAAAAAGGTGTTTTTTTTGGAGCAACATGATGAAAATTCTACTGAGTTTAAGATCTACGGAAGACATTGTTTAAAAAATAGTACTGAGGCAGAGCTTATTTCTTCATTGAATTGTGGAGCTACACTTCATAGTAATACTACAATAATCCATAAGAATAGTACTAATGGCTTCCATGCACCAGAATTTAAAACATGGCTTCATGAAAATGAAGCGCAGATTGAAAACTATATTGTAGAAGGATGTTCGACGGATATATGTGTTAAGCATTTTACAGAAACATTAAAAACATATTTCAATGAAAAAAATATTGATAGAAGAATTATTGTACCAATAGATTCAGTAGAAACCTTTGACACTGGAACTCACGATGGTGATTTAATGAAAGTTATATCTCTTTGGGAAATGAAATCTAATGGCATAGAGGTAGTTGATACTATATTATAG